A single region of the Syntrophotaleaceae bacterium genome encodes:
- a CDS encoding HIT domain-containing protein, with amino-acid sequence MKQLWAPWRMTYLQCKDEKTEDGCVFCVVGKEAEDQKRLILCRGSSSFIMMNKYPYTNGHLLIAPYRHVSDVEDLSEEEVFEMHRLLVRAKKALHNCSRPQGFNIGVNLGSIAGAGIADHLHMHLVPRWTGDTNFMPVFADVRVIPQHLEETYAILCRCFAEMIPCGHDPKG; translated from the coding sequence ATGAAGCAGCTTTGGGCTCCCTGGAGAATGACCTATCTGCAGTGCAAGGATGAGAAAACCGAGGACGGGTGCGTTTTCTGTGTCGTCGGCAAGGAGGCCGAGGACCAGAAACGCCTGATCCTGTGTCGGGGGAGCTCTTCCTTTATCATGATGAACAAGTATCCCTACACCAACGGGCACCTGCTCATTGCACCCTATCGGCATGTCAGCGACGTCGAGGACCTGTCTGAGGAAGAGGTTTTCGAAATGCATCGCCTGCTGGTGAGAGCCAAAAAGGCGCTGCACAATTGCAGCAGACCCCAGGGCTTCAATATCGGCGTCAATCTCGGGAGCATCGCCGGAGCCGGCATTGCTGATCATCTCCATATGCACCTCGTGCCGCGCTGGACCGGAGATACCAATTTCATGCCGGTTTTTGCCGATGTACGGGTCATTCCACAGCACCTCGAAGAGACCTACGCCATCTTGTGCCGGTGTTTTGCCGAAATGATCCCATGCGGACACGACCCGAAGGGGTGA
- a CDS encoding DUF2148 domain-containing protein produces MLKHEPEKTTDFLFHAAEQICAAARTAPKARGKDLLVTAVVTGKEKELLAARMREISRRDGVAFFERDAGNVEGIDLVVLIGSRIEPLGLPHCGFCGFPDCSSLLAAGGVCSFNSGDLGIAIGSAVSRAADLRLDNRIMYSAGKAALEMGMLGEDVKLAYGIPLSVSGKNPFFDRK; encoded by the coding sequence ATGCTCAAGCACGAACCTGAGAAAACCACTGATTTTCTTTTCCACGCCGCGGAACAGATATGCGCCGCTGCCCGAACGGCTCCCAAAGCCAGAGGGAAGGATCTGCTGGTTACGGCTGTTGTCACAGGGAAAGAAAAAGAGTTGCTGGCGGCCAGGATGCGGGAGATTTCCCGCCGGGATGGAGTGGCCTTTTTCGAAAGGGACGCGGGCAACGTGGAAGGGATCGACCTCGTGGTGCTGATCGGCAGCCGCATCGAGCCTCTAGGGCTGCCCCATTGCGGATTTTGCGGTTTTCCCGATTGCAGCTCCCTGCTTGCCGCAGGAGGTGTCTGCTCCTTCAACAGCGGGGATCTGGGCATTGCCATCGGTTCCGCAGTCAGTCGCGCCGCCGACCTGAGACTGGATAACCGGATCATGTACTCGGCCGGCAAGGCTGCTCTTGAAATGGGCATGTTGGGTGAAGACGTGAAGCTCGCCTACGGCATCCCCCTTTCGGTAAGCGGAAAAAATCCCTTTTTCGACAGAAAGTAG
- a CDS encoding type II and III secretion system protein family protein produces the protein MTRSRFFSFQTALAGLLLVPFFLSPVKAAEGEHLTVDINIGGSELVEIREPGRSMKILVSNEEIIGARPLRSNLINIFSTGKKTGYSRITVFDESRGRALTIIDVNVSLNIMPLKQKIHQLYPNEKVEVYSSESGIVLSGTVSGPEVMDRILRLARTFLPPGVGGMNSHSPGGKSGDGITNLMNVGGIQQVLLEVKFAEVNRTSSRNWQAALGLTGLGSTFTGAAGTQPLPTNPDATGLRQRITTVTEGGTVVSELVPVAGLVQEAGSLLLNFAGNPANIFLNIEDFTAALHFLEDEGLARILAEPKLITQSGQEASFLAGGEFPIPVPQDNNTVTIAYKEFGVGLRFTPVVLSDGKISLRVAPSVSDIASSSIIPSGIVGAEFVVPNLTSRKLETTVQLYDGQTLALAGLLQDSLRETVSKVPGLGDLPIIGALFRSSAYLQEKTDLLIAVTPHLVMANKEDTIRFPGENLNPPNRFEFYLEGRLEGRRAPGEPSALSRHSFNPTISPGLPQGGLEGVFGQESIFME, from the coding sequence ATGACGAGATCCCGGTTTTTTTCATTCCAGACCGCCTTGGCAGGTCTGCTCCTGGTCCCTTTCTTCCTTTCCCCGGTCAAAGCCGCGGAGGGGGAACATCTGACAGTCGATATCAACATCGGCGGCTCGGAACTGGTTGAGATCAGGGAACCGGGCCGCAGCATGAAGATTCTGGTTTCCAACGAGGAGATCATCGGGGCGCGTCCTCTCCGATCCAACCTGATCAACATATTCAGCACCGGCAAAAAGACCGGTTATTCAAGGATCACGGTTTTCGATGAGTCCCGGGGCAGGGCCCTGACCATTATCGACGTCAATGTCTCGCTCAATATCATGCCGCTGAAGCAGAAAATTCATCAGCTCTATCCCAACGAGAAAGTCGAGGTCTATTCATCGGAAAGCGGCATTGTCCTGTCAGGCACGGTTTCCGGCCCCGAAGTCATGGACCGGATATTGCGGCTGGCAAGAACATTTCTGCCGCCCGGTGTCGGGGGAATGAACTCTCATTCGCCTGGCGGAAAATCTGGGGACGGAATCACCAATCTCATGAACGTGGGCGGCATCCAGCAGGTGCTGCTCGAGGTCAAATTCGCCGAAGTCAACCGCACCTCCAGCCGGAACTGGCAGGCGGCTCTCGGCCTTACCGGGCTGGGCAGCACCTTCACCGGAGCGGCCGGCACCCAACCGTTGCCCACCAATCCCGATGCAACCGGTCTCCGGCAGCGGATTACAACCGTAACAGAGGGTGGTACCGTCGTATCGGAGCTGGTACCGGTTGCCGGCCTGGTCCAGGAGGCCGGATCGCTTCTGCTCAATTTTGCCGGGAATCCGGCCAACATTTTCCTCAATATCGAGGATTTTACGGCTGCGCTCCATTTCCTTGAAGACGAAGGTTTGGCCAGGATCCTCGCGGAGCCGAAATTGATCACCCAGAGCGGCCAGGAAGCCAGCTTTCTGGCCGGTGGTGAGTTCCCCATCCCGGTTCCCCAGGACAACAACACAGTCACCATCGCCTACAAGGAATTCGGCGTGGGACTCCGATTCACGCCGGTTGTCCTGAGCGATGGCAAAATCAGTCTGCGTGTCGCTCCCAGCGTCAGCGACATCGCCTCGAGCAGCATCATTCCCTCAGGCATTGTCGGTGCGGAATTCGTCGTCCCCAATCTGACTTCCCGCAAGCTGGAAACCACGGTTCAGCTGTATGACGGCCAGACCCTGGCCCTGGCCGGGCTTCTGCAGGACTCGCTGCGGGAAACGGTGAGCAAGGTGCCGGGGCTCGGGGACCTGCCGATCATAGGGGCGCTCTTCCGCAGCAGTGCCTACCTGCAGGAAAAAACCGACCTTCTCATCGCCGTCACTCCTCACCTGGTAATGGCCAACAAAGAAGATACCATTCGCTTTCCCGGAGAGAATCTGAATCCTCCCAACCGGTTCGAATTTTACCTTGAAGGGCGACTTGAAGGGAGGCGGGCTCCGGGAGAACCCTCGGCACTCAGCCGCCACAGTTTCAATCCGACCATTTCTCCCGGCCTTCCCCAGGGCGGCCTCGAGGGTGTCTTCGGTCAGGAATCCATCTTCATGGAATGA
- the glnA gene encoding type I glutamate--ammonia ligase, protein MTPREVIEFAKEHNVQMVDYKFLDFIGIWQHFTTPISEFEEEIFENGLGFDGSSIRGWQPIHNSDMAIVPDPSTAMIDPFVEVPTLSLICNIYDPITREGYTRDPRFVAQKAEAYLKSTGIGDTAYYGPEPEFFIFEDVRYSLSCNQSFYSVDTTEGIWNSGREEYPNLGYKPRHKEGYFPCAPTDSLIDLRNEMVQVLQSVGMRIEASHHEVATGGQCEIDMRFDSLVRMGDTLQWFKYVVKNVAFRNGKTVTFMPKPLYGDNGSGMHCHISIWKDGQNLFAGNGYSGLSKEALYFIGGIIKHAKALCAFTNPSTNSYKRLVPGFEAPVNLAYSGRNRSAALRIPTTSNPKSKRVEYRTPDPSSNGYLCFSAILMAGLDGIENKIDPGEPLDKDLYALPPEELADIPSVAGSLEEALKALKEDHAFLLKGDVFTEDLIEKWIEYKTDAEVNPVRMRPVPKEFDLYFDC, encoded by the coding sequence ATGACCCCAAGAGAAGTGATCGAATTTGCAAAAGAGCACAATGTTCAGATGGTCGACTACAAGTTCCTCGATTTCATTGGCATCTGGCAGCACTTCACCACTCCCATCAGTGAATTCGAAGAAGAAATTTTCGAAAATGGCCTCGGTTTCGACGGCTCCTCGATTCGCGGCTGGCAGCCGATTCACAACAGCGACATGGCCATCGTCCCCGATCCTTCCACCGCCATGATCGACCCCTTTGTCGAAGTTCCGACCCTGAGCCTGATCTGCAATATCTACGACCCCATCACCAGGGAAGGCTACACCCGCGATCCCCGCTTCGTCGCCCAGAAGGCCGAAGCTTATCTCAAATCTACCGGCATCGGTGATACCGCCTACTACGGTCCCGAGCCCGAATTCTTCATTTTCGAAGACGTCCGCTACTCCCTGAGCTGCAACCAGTCCTTCTACTCCGTCGACACCACCGAAGGGATCTGGAACAGCGGCCGTGAAGAATACCCGAACCTCGGCTACAAACCCCGCCACAAGGAAGGTTACTTCCCCTGCGCCCCGACCGACTCCCTGATCGACCTGCGTAACGAAATGGTCCAGGTGCTGCAGAGCGTGGGCATGCGCATCGAGGCTTCCCACCACGAAGTCGCCACCGGCGGCCAGTGCGAAATCGACATGCGTTTCGACTCCCTGGTCCGCATGGGCGACACCCTGCAGTGGTTCAAATACGTGGTGAAGAACGTTGCTTTCCGCAACGGCAAAACCGTCACCTTCATGCCGAAGCCCCTTTACGGCGACAACGGCAGCGGCATGCACTGCCACATCTCCATCTGGAAAGACGGCCAGAACCTCTTCGCCGGCAACGGCTACTCCGGCCTGTCCAAGGAAGCCCTCTACTTCATCGGCGGCATCATCAAACATGCCAAGGCCCTGTGCGCCTTCACCAACCCCAGCACCAACTCCTACAAGCGTCTGGTGCCCGGTTTCGAAGCGCCGGTCAACCTGGCCTACTCCGGCCGCAACCGCTCCGCCGCGCTGCGTATCCCGACCACTTCCAATCCCAAGTCGAAGCGCGTCGAGTACCGTACTCCCGACCCCTCCAGCAACGGTTACCTCTGCTTCTCGGCCATCCTGATGGCCGGCCTCGACGGCATCGAGAACAAGATCGATCCGGGCGAGCCTCTGGACAAGGACCTCTACGCCCTTCCTCCCGAGGAGCTGGCAGACATCCCGAGCGTCGCCGGGTCTCTGGAAGAAGCTCTGAAGGCTCTGAAGGAAGACCACGCCTTCCTGCTCAAAGGCGACGTCTTCACTGAAGACCTCATCGAGAAGTGGATCGAGTACAAGACCGATGCCGAGGTGAACCCCGTTCGCATGCGTCCGGTTCCCAAGGAATTCGATCTCTACTTCGACTGCTGA
- a CDS encoding aldehyde dehydrogenase family protein, translating to MAKICNYIDGQWIPPATGNYTESINPAKFKEVIARYPLSGREDVDRAVSAAQKAYPAWRRMPAPRRGEILFRAGELLLRHKAELGKTVTREMGKVLPEGLGDIQEAVDMAYYMAGEGRRLVGETVPSELVDKDAKSVRVPHGVFALITPWNFPVAIPVWKIFAALICGNTAVFKPSSDTPFCATRLVEILEESGLPNGVLNLVMGRGEDVGNYLALHPGVNGVSFTGSCPVGEELESRVTALHRPIAVEMGGKNAILIMDDGDLDLAIPGVLWGAFGTAGQRCTAASRVVVHNKIYDSFLDRLVAAAQNLKLGDGLKKETDVGPLINEKAVNKVLDYIRSGQEEGATLNCGGRRAVNGPLVDGYFMEPTVFSGVLPNMRIAQEEIFGPVVAVMRCSSYEEGVEIVNQTRFGLSAAIYTSNAQLAARAESDIESGLVYINASTIGAEIQLPFGGFKHSGSGHPEAGGRMGALDFYSRIKVIYRDFSGRLQKAQIDVE from the coding sequence ATGGCAAAGATATGCAATTACATCGACGGTCAGTGGATTCCCCCTGCGACCGGCAATTATACGGAAAGCATCAATCCGGCAAAATTCAAGGAAGTCATCGCCCGATATCCGCTCTCAGGCAGAGAGGATGTGGACCGGGCCGTGAGCGCTGCGCAAAAGGCCTATCCGGCCTGGCGCAGGATGCCCGCCCCCCGCAGGGGAGAAATTCTGTTTCGGGCAGGGGAGTTACTTCTTCGGCACAAGGCCGAGTTGGGCAAGACGGTGACCCGGGAGATGGGAAAGGTGCTCCCGGAGGGGCTGGGTGACATCCAGGAAGCCGTCGACATGGCGTATTACATGGCCGGGGAGGGAAGACGACTTGTCGGTGAAACCGTGCCCAGCGAACTGGTCGACAAGGATGCCAAGTCGGTTCGCGTACCCCACGGTGTTTTTGCTCTTATCACCCCCTGGAATTTCCCTGTCGCGATTCCGGTCTGGAAAATTTTCGCCGCTCTGATCTGCGGCAATACCGCGGTCTTCAAACCTTCTTCCGATACACCCTTCTGTGCGACCCGCCTGGTTGAAATCCTCGAGGAGTCCGGACTGCCGAACGGTGTCTTGAACCTGGTCATGGGGAGGGGGGAGGATGTCGGCAACTATCTGGCCCTGCACCCCGGCGTCAACGGCGTCTCCTTTACGGGGTCCTGCCCGGTGGGGGAAGAACTCGAAAGCAGGGTGACGGCCCTGCACCGCCCGATTGCAGTGGAAATGGGCGGCAAGAATGCGATTCTCATCATGGATGACGGCGACCTCGACCTGGCCATTCCCGGCGTTTTGTGGGGTGCATTCGGTACCGCCGGTCAGCGATGCACGGCCGCCAGCCGCGTGGTGGTTCACAACAAAATCTACGACAGCTTCCTCGATCGTCTGGTGGCGGCGGCCCAAAATCTGAAACTCGGCGACGGCCTGAAAAAGGAAACGGACGTGGGCCCGCTGATCAACGAAAAAGCGGTGAATAAGGTGCTGGATTACATCCGCAGCGGTCAGGAGGAAGGGGCGACATTGAACTGCGGTGGCCGGCGCGCCGTCAATGGACCCCTGGTCGATGGCTATTTCATGGAACCGACCGTTTTCAGCGGTGTACTGCCCAACATGCGGATCGCCCAGGAGGAGATCTTCGGTCCGGTGGTCGCCGTCATGCGGTGTTCCTCCTATGAGGAGGGGGTCGAAATCGTCAATCAGACCCGATTCGGTCTTTCCGCCGCCATCTACACCTCCAATGCTCAGCTTGCGGCAAGGGCCGAAAGCGATATCGAGTCCGGTCTCGTTTATATAAACGCCAGCACGATCGGTGCGGAAATCCAGCTTCCTTTCGGCGGCTTCAAACACTCGGGGTCCGGACATCCGGAAGCCGGTGGTCGCATGGGGGCTCTCGATTTCTATTCACGGATCAAGGTCATATACCGTGATTTCAGTGGACGACTGCAGAAAGCGCAGATCGATGTGGAGTAG
- a CDS encoding NUDIX domain-containing protein, with translation MVNTGEVFDIVDEQDRIIGQAHRSLCHGNPDLIHRVAHVLVLNSRGEVLLQKRSMTKDVQPGRWDTSVGGHLNPGESYRCGAIREMREELGISVADPIFLYAYKMRNDFESENIATYLVRHDGEVYPEPGEIDQVRFFSRQDIEEHLGKAFFTPNFEDEWARFSRIESFLSVTEM, from the coding sequence ATGGTCAATACGGGGGAAGTTTTCGATATTGTTGACGAACAGGATCGGATCATCGGCCAGGCGCACCGTTCGCTCTGTCACGGCAACCCGGATTTGATCCACCGGGTCGCCCATGTGCTGGTCCTTAATTCGCGGGGTGAGGTGCTGCTGCAAAAACGATCAATGACCAAGGACGTGCAGCCGGGCCGCTGGGATACCAGCGTCGGGGGCCATCTCAATCCCGGTGAGAGCTACCGCTGCGGCGCCATCAGGGAAATGCGGGAGGAGCTCGGCATTTCGGTGGCCGACCCGATCTTTCTTTATGCCTACAAGATGCGCAATGATTTCGAATCGGAAAATATCGCGACCTATCTCGTTCGACATGACGGAGAGGTGTATCCTGAACCGGGGGAAATCGATCAGGTCAGGTTTTTTTCACGGCAGGATATCGAGGAACATTTGGGGAAGGCATTTTTTACTCCAAATTTCGAGGACGAATGGGCCCGGTTTTCCAGGATCGAATCCTTTTTGAGTGTAACGGAAATGTAA
- the thrC gene encoding threonine synthase: MRYVSTRGQIQDISFKEAVMMGLADDGGLLLPETIPHLTPGDVAALGKMSYPELAFRIISLFTEGIPASDLQTLIKKSYAPFDHAEITPVVHQNGIYILELFHGPTLAFKDVALQFLGNLFEYLLKEQGRKMNILGATSGDTGSAAIYGVRGKENINIFILHPQGKVSPVQELQMTTVTDPNVFNLAIRGTFDDGQRIVKEIFGDLEFKAKMSLGAINSINWARVLAQIVYYFYAWGRVNRATDCSEVYFSVPTGNFGDIFAGYMAKRMGLPIRKLILATNENDILERFVNNGDYSISQVVQTLAPSMDIQLASNFERYLYYLYDRNTARVREAMACFAQTGRLNFSDAERQQVALDFISGSADRAEITETIRTFHAATGYVLDPHTAVGVKVGREKSGGECPLVALATAHPAKFGEAVEEATGSLPPLPEVFRDIDRKERRCEVIDADTASVREYLARHGI, encoded by the coding sequence ATGCGTTACGTCAGCACCCGAGGCCAGATCCAAGACATATCCTTCAAAGAGGCGGTGATGATGGGCCTGGCCGATGATGGCGGACTGCTCCTGCCCGAAACGATACCTCACCTGACTCCCGGGGATGTCGCGGCTCTCGGAAAAATGTCCTATCCCGAGCTGGCCTTCCGGATCATTTCCCTTTTCACCGAAGGGATCCCCGCTTCCGACCTGCAGACTCTGATCAAAAAGTCCTATGCGCCCTTCGATCATGCAGAAATCACTCCCGTCGTTCACCAGAACGGCATCTACATTCTGGAACTGTTTCACGGTCCAACCTTGGCCTTCAAGGATGTCGCACTGCAGTTTCTCGGCAACCTTTTCGAGTATCTGCTGAAGGAACAGGGCCGGAAAATGAACATCCTCGGGGCCACTTCCGGGGATACGGGAAGCGCGGCCATCTACGGTGTCAGGGGGAAGGAGAATATCAATATTTTCATTCTTCATCCCCAAGGGAAAGTATCTCCGGTGCAGGAACTGCAGATGACCACTGTCACCGACCCCAACGTCTTCAACCTCGCCATCCGGGGAACCTTCGACGACGGACAGCGTATCGTCAAGGAAATTTTCGGCGACCTTGAATTCAAGGCAAAGATGTCGCTTGGAGCGATCAATTCCATCAACTGGGCTCGGGTTCTGGCCCAGATCGTTTACTACTTCTATGCCTGGGGCCGAGTCAATCGGGCGACTGACTGCTCCGAGGTCTACTTTTCTGTACCAACCGGCAACTTCGGCGATATCTTCGCCGGATATATGGCCAAAAGGATGGGCCTGCCGATCCGCAAACTGATTCTGGCCACCAACGAAAACGACATTTTGGAGCGTTTCGTCAACAACGGCGACTATTCGATCTCCCAAGTGGTCCAGACCCTTGCGCCCTCCATGGATATTCAGCTCGCCAGCAACTTCGAGCGGTATCTCTACTATCTCTACGACAGGAACACGGCACGCGTCCGCGAGGCCATGGCTTGCTTTGCTCAAACCGGCCGCCTGAACTTTTCCGACGCAGAGCGGCAGCAGGTGGCCCTCGATTTTATCAGCGGTTCGGCCGATCGAGCCGAAATCACCGAAACCATCCGGACCTTTCATGCGGCAACCGGCTATGTCCTGGATCCTCATACAGCCGTCGGAGTCAAGGTCGGTAGGGAAAAATCGGGGGGTGAATGCCCCCTGGTCGCCCTTGCCACCGCCCACCCTGCCAAATTCGGCGAAGCCGTAGAGGAGGCCACCGGGTCCCTGCCTCCCCTGCCCGAGGTTTTCCGGGACATCGACCGCAAGGAGCGCCGCTGCGAGGTGATCGACGCCGATACCGCTTCCGTGAGGGAGTATCTGGCGCGCCACGGAATTTGA
- a CDS encoding transposase has product MNSMRIASSDGDFAAHDTVSHGQKEFARGLVHNNTAESYNALLERAKQGVYHWMSRAICLFTSLRRLGAGTNASR; this is encoded by the coding sequence ATGAACTCCATGCGTATCGCATCATCGGACGGGGATTTTGCGGCCCATGATACCGTCAGCCATGGTCAGAAAGAATTTGCTCGTGGTCTCGTACACAACAACACCGCCGAGTCGTACAATGCTCTCTTGGAACGAGCCAAGCAGGGCGTTTACCACTGGATGAGCAGGGCCATCTGCCTCTTTACATCTCTGAGGCGGCTTGGCGCTGGAACCAACGCGTCCCGGTGA
- a CDS encoding IS1595 family transposase, giving the protein MNVEELRRQFPDEESCRAFFESVIWPDGPICPHCHGDQAWKLQPQNPGRSLRMCRMRQAVYGHDQTPFHGTKLSLWLWLQAMYSLIFSSKGASSVFIAKWLGISQKSAWKMLHALRTVMAVHRAALPKLQGIVELDENTWVANPVIGQASNISAAVEPQELYCCCGTTSRGPVRATPVAGDSVSVLQPLIQRVVSDQAHLMSDELHAYRIIGRGFCGP; this is encoded by the coding sequence ATGAATGTTGAAGAGTTACGGCGTCAGTTCCCGGATGAAGAAAGTTGCCGGGCATTCTTTGAATCCGTGATCTGGCCTGACGGACCTATTTGCCCCCATTGCCATGGGGATCAAGCCTGGAAGCTCCAGCCCCAAAACCCGGGCAGGTCTTTACGAATGTGCCGAATGCGGCAAGCAGTTTACGGTCACGACCAAACGCCTTTCCACGGGACCAAGCTGAGCTTATGGCTGTGGTTGCAGGCGATGTATTCTTTGATCTTCTCCAGCAAAGGGGCCTCATCGGTATTTATTGCCAAGTGGCTGGGGATATCCCAGAAATCCGCCTGGAAGATGCTGCACGCGTTGCGTACGGTCATGGCCGTCCATCGAGCTGCTCTGCCTAAATTGCAGGGCATTGTCGAGTTGGATGAAAATACTTGGGTGGCAAACCCCGTTATCGGTCAGGCGTCAAACATAAGCGCGGCCGTGGAACCCCAAGAGCTGTATTGCTGTTGCGGTACAACGTCACGAGGGCCGGTGCGGGCCACACCTGTTGCCGGTGACAGTGTCTCTGTGCTGCAACCCCTCATCCAGAGAGTTGTCAGCGACCAGGCCCATCTGATGAGCGATGAACTCCATGCGTATCGCATCATCGGACGGGGATTTTGCGGCCCATGA
- a CDS encoding P-II family nitrogen regulator: MKKVEAIIKPFKLDEVKEALNEIGIQGITVSEVKGFGRQKGHTELYRGAEYVVDFIPKIKMEIIVKDDMVAKVIETIAEAARTGRIGDGKIFVTSVEEVIRIRTGESGEDAL, from the coding sequence ATGAAAAAAGTTGAGGCCATTATCAAGCCTTTCAAGCTTGATGAGGTTAAGGAAGCTTTGAACGAAATCGGCATTCAGGGTATTACTGTCAGCGAAGTCAAGGGCTTCGGCCGGCAGAAGGGGCACACCGAGCTTTACCGCGGTGCCGAATATGTCGTCGATTTCATACCCAAGATCAAAATGGAAATCATCGTCAAGGATGACATGGTGGCCAAGGTCATTGAAACAATCGCTGAGGCTGCCCGTACCGGACGGATCGGTGACGGCAAGATCTTCGTCACCTCCGTTGAGGAGGTCATTCGCATACGGACTGGCGAATCCGGAGAGGATGCACTGTAG
- a CDS encoding GTPase — translation MSHPSDTSRRRVLVMGAGGRDFHNFNVLFRHRNDIEVVAFTATQIPFQENRLYPPSLAGRYYPDGIPVLGEQQLGQLIHRLHVEEVVFSYSDVSHQRIMEIASTAVALGADFRLVSSERTMLQASLPVISVGAVRTGCGKSPVTRFLCRLLLEEGRRPVVVRHPMAYGRLGIRGVERFTSLEDLDRYECTLEEREEFDPLIRLGVPLFAGVDYGEILPLAEQEGDLLIWDGGNNDVPFFRPDLELVLADPLRPGDERTYFPGLVNLVRADAVIISKVDQAEEKALETVEENIRSFNPEAGILYGKLEVHIADREVLRGKRVVVIEDGPTLTHGDMSYGAGIIAARENGVAEIVDPRPYAVGSLQKLYRNYPHLARVIPAMGYSDEQREDLRRTLERVECDLILSATPVDLAPLLKLSKPLVQVTYEFREVPPGSLQTRVRRFLSNQLNSGFSSLE, via the coding sequence GTGAGCCACCCTTCTGATACCAGCCGCCGACGGGTCCTTGTGATGGGTGCCGGAGGGCGTGATTTTCACAATTTCAATGTGCTCTTCCGGCATCGTAACGACATCGAAGTGGTTGCCTTCACCGCCACTCAGATCCCTTTTCAGGAAAATCGCCTCTACCCGCCGTCTTTGGCCGGACGATATTATCCCGATGGAATCCCGGTTCTCGGGGAGCAACAACTCGGACAGCTGATACATCGGCTCCACGTCGAGGAGGTTGTTTTTTCCTACAGCGACGTTTCGCACCAGCGGATCATGGAGATTGCTTCCACTGCGGTTGCCCTGGGGGCAGATTTCCGCCTGGTTTCCAGCGAGCGGACCATGCTGCAGGCTTCTCTGCCGGTTATTTCAGTAGGTGCGGTGAGGACGGGTTGCGGCAAGAGTCCGGTCACCCGTTTTCTCTGTCGGCTGCTGCTCGAGGAGGGCCGTCGGCCTGTTGTTGTGCGTCACCCCATGGCCTATGGAAGACTGGGTATTCGGGGGGTGGAAAGATTCACCTCTCTGGAGGATCTCGATCGGTATGAATGCACCCTGGAGGAGAGGGAGGAATTCGATCCACTTATCCGACTGGGGGTACCGCTGTTCGCCGGAGTGGACTACGGCGAAATCCTCCCCCTGGCGGAGCAGGAAGGTGACCTGCTGATCTGGGATGGCGGCAACAACGACGTTCCGTTTTTCCGTCCCGACCTCGAGCTGGTGCTGGCCGATCCTCTCCGGCCGGGAGATGAACGCACCTATTTCCCCGGACTGGTGAATCTTGTCAGGGCCGACGCCGTGATTATCAGCAAGGTGGATCAGGCGGAAGAGAAAGCTCTGGAAACGGTCGAGGAAAATATCCGGTCCTTCAATCCGGAAGCGGGGATCCTTTACGGGAAACTCGAAGTGCACATTGCCGACCGGGAAGTTCTGCGCGGCAAACGGGTGGTGGTTATCGAAGACGGACCGACCCTCACTCATGGCGATATGTCCTATGGCGCCGGGATCATCGCGGCCAGGGAAAACGGAGTGGCGGAAATCGTCGATCCGAGACCATACGCCGTCGGCAGCCTGCAGAAACTCTATCGGAACTACCCGCACCTCGCGCGGGTGATTCCGGCCATGGGCTACAGCGACGAGCAACGGGAAGACCTGCGCCGGACCCTGGAAAGAGTCGAGTGCGACCTGATCCTTTCCGCCACCCCGGTGGATCTGGCTCCCCTGCTGAAGCTTTCCAAGCCACTGGTGCAGGTCACCTACGAATTCCGCGAAGTCCCTCCCGGTTCCCTGCAGACAAGGGTTCGTCGATTCCTCTCCAACCAGCTGAATTCCGGCTTTTCCAGCCTTGAATAA